From the Acetobacter aceti genome, one window contains:
- a CDS encoding cobyrinate a,c-diamide synthase, with translation MPKVLMIAAPRSGGGKTTVTLGLLAALREQGVRVRGAKTGPDYIDPAFHEAATGLPSFNLDSWTMPLPVLEGVLSNALQDADLLIVESAMGLFDGLMEPEGARGAPSDIASRFDIPVVLVLDVSGQGQSAGAVAHGFATLNPYVRIAGVILNQVSSPRHLAMAAGAVRSAGLSVLGAFMRDATLVLPERHLGLVQAREQSELPGLLDRLAERTVAALDMEALLAVAQPLSMGSASSVVAVRPPGQRIAVADDAAFSFFYGHIAQGWRVAGAEIAPFSPLADEAPDQSCDVCWLPGGYPELHAGALSSARNFHCGLREFAEIRPVHGECGGFMVLGDALEDAQGIRHPMSGLLSHVTSFAERKISLGYREAVLRTSCALGQAGTCFRGHEFHYAQLIDPGLDQPLVDLCDGTGKDLGPAGGRRGLVSGSYFHVMAEQEKQA, from the coding sequence ATGCCGAAGGTTCTCATGATTGCAGCCCCGCGATCCGGTGGTGGCAAAACAACCGTGACTTTGGGGTTGCTGGCAGCACTCAGAGAGCAGGGCGTCAGGGTAAGAGGGGCCAAGACGGGGCCTGATTATATTGACCCGGCCTTTCATGAAGCAGCTACCGGCCTGCCAAGCTTCAATCTCGATAGCTGGACGATGCCTTTGCCTGTGCTTGAAGGGGTATTGTCGAACGCTCTACAGGACGCCGATCTTCTGATTGTGGAATCAGCCATGGGGCTGTTCGATGGTCTGATGGAACCTGAAGGGGCGCGTGGGGCACCCTCTGACATTGCTTCCCGGTTTGATATTCCTGTCGTTCTTGTCCTTGATGTTTCGGGGCAGGGGCAATCCGCTGGAGCCGTGGCGCATGGGTTTGCAACACTGAATCCATATGTGCGGATCGCGGGGGTTATACTCAATCAGGTCTCATCCCCCCGTCATCTGGCGATGGCGGCCGGTGCTGTGCGGTCTGCTGGCCTGTCGGTACTGGGCGCGTTCATGAGAGACGCGACACTGGTGCTCCCGGAACGTCACCTCGGATTGGTGCAGGCACGGGAACAGTCGGAACTGCCGGGATTGCTGGATCGTCTGGCAGAGCGCACGGTCGCGGCTTTGGATATGGAGGCGCTTCTGGCAGTCGCACAGCCATTATCCATGGGCAGCGCATCATCGGTGGTCGCAGTGCGACCACCCGGACAGCGGATCGCAGTAGCGGATGACGCCGCTTTTTCGTTTTTCTATGGGCATATCGCACAGGGCTGGCGCGTCGCAGGCGCGGAAATCGCGCCATTTTCACCGCTTGCGGATGAGGCTCCGGATCAGTCCTGCGATGTGTGCTGGTTGCCGGGCGGCTATCCTGAACTTCATGCAGGAGCTCTGTCTTCCGCTCGGAATTTTCATTGTGGATTGAGAGAGTTTGCCGAAATTCGCCCCGTTCATGGTGAGTGCGGAGGGTTCATGGTGCTGGGCGATGCTTTGGAGGATGCGCAAGGGATTCGCCATCCGATGAGTGGTCTTCTCAGTCATGTCACGAGTTTTGCAGAACGGAAGATCAGTCTGGGTTACCGCGAGGCTGTATTGCGCACATCCTGTGCTCTGGGTCAGGCAGGCACATGTTTTCGGGGGCATGAGTTTCATTATGCTCAGCTCATTGATCCCGGTCTTGATCAGCCGCTTGTGGATCTTTGTGATGGAACCGGAAAAGATCTTGGACCAGCCGGTGGCCGGCGTGGTCTGGTCTCGGGTTCGTATTTTCATGTGATGGCGGAACAGGAAAAACAGGCATGA
- the cobN gene encoding cobaltochelatase subunit CobN, giving the protein MHLLVRDQQSIDEQDVAEDLDHAPADVIVLSFTDSDLLSLERAYDRMAEPGFSLRLVNLGRLRHPMSIDLYIEQTVAHARCVVIRLLGGVDYWRYGVEEVASCCRAQDIPLALLPGDDREDVRLAAWSTAEDGICQRLAGFLKESGPRNIHEALQLMRHAAGLGEDDGALPEGLPAVGIYRQAGHGLPLRATLVFYRAHLLSGDTAAIDVLADTLEQHGMATEVVFVSSLKQTEVAQWIEHRLLVTAPDIVLNATVFAVRGEGMAASPLEAAGVTILQLVQPASTERAWRESFRGLGQSDLAMQVVLPELDGRIATVPVSFKEEAAAGHPARRKAWRSGIDAVVRQASGWARLGHIAAVDRKLAIILSDYPGASDEGGSAQVAHAVGLDSFASLSSILEMLRDAGYSCGERADTEVATLVPVLTEGSGHTVWSLADYKNCFDELPETFRVSVMAVWGAPEDDPSLRDGLFCFRFCRPGNIVIAVQPDRGRHADRQTQYHDPDMPPCHGYIAFYLWLRSVCAIDVMVHLGAHGTLEWLPGKSVALSESCGPAVLTAGMPVIYPFIVNNPGEAAAAKRRLGAVTIGHMTPPVMKAGLSGDMEELEALIDEYAEADGMDRRRVALLRRDILERATSMGVLAESGVRSAEGDEAEALARLDAYLCDVKDLQIRDGLHVFGQVTPKSADLAGTVATLSGVEEAAVTQRLLLSAQREREGFLAALEGRFVEPGPAGAPTRGRFDVLPTGRNLFTIDPRAIPTPVAVELARGQAEQILTRHLQEEGEPLRHLVMDLWGSASLRTGGEDLALALLLMGVEPLWDRASGRVSGIDIVPMPVLDRPRVDVTLRISGFFRDTFPGQIALFRQAVEAVAARRESVEWNPLVAVFVQNEPLPSRVFGPAPGSYGAGLENLLQTAAWTNRDELANAYLAANSWSYDKEHNLAQDNEGLSRQIGQADVILHTQDHAETDILETPDMAAHEGGLAAVAALLDTKPEMWHGDTSDPHTPKLRDTEAEIVRVVRGRLTNPLWLAGMRRHGYRGAAEMSRGVDALAAFAAMLPTRFDHQFDLVFDAILDDSDTDFFLRTENPAAHQAIRERLAEMLRRGLWHPRKNSAYDSPGDQ; this is encoded by the coding sequence ATGCACCTGCTTGTCCGGGATCAGCAGTCGATTGACGAACAGGACGTGGCCGAAGATCTCGACCACGCACCTGCCGATGTCATCGTTCTGTCGTTCACGGACAGCGATCTGCTCTCCCTTGAGCGGGCCTATGACAGAATGGCGGAGCCGGGCTTTTCGCTCCGGCTGGTGAATCTTGGCCGGCTGCGTCATCCCATGTCGATTGATCTGTATATCGAACAGACCGTTGCGCATGCGCGATGCGTGGTTATCCGTCTTCTGGGTGGCGTGGATTACTGGCGGTATGGCGTCGAGGAAGTGGCGTCCTGCTGCCGCGCGCAGGATATTCCGCTTGCCTTGCTGCCCGGTGACGACCGGGAGGATGTCCGGCTGGCGGCATGGTCAACGGCAGAAGATGGAATCTGCCAGCGGCTGGCCGGTTTTCTGAAGGAGAGCGGCCCACGCAATATCCATGAAGCCCTGCAACTCATGCGTCATGCCGCAGGGTTGGGTGAAGATGACGGCGCATTGCCGGAGGGTCTTCCTGCTGTCGGTATTTACCGGCAGGCCGGGCATGGTCTTCCATTACGTGCCACACTGGTTTTCTATCGCGCACATCTGCTCTCGGGTGATACGGCCGCCATCGATGTGCTGGCTGACACGCTGGAACAGCACGGCATGGCGACTGAAGTGGTGTTCGTCTCTTCGTTGAAACAGACGGAAGTCGCGCAGTGGATCGAGCACCGGCTGCTCGTGACAGCCCCCGATATCGTGCTCAACGCGACGGTTTTCGCTGTCCGGGGAGAGGGAATGGCGGCGTCCCCCCTTGAAGCGGCTGGCGTGACGATCCTGCAACTCGTGCAGCCCGCTTCTACGGAGCGGGCATGGCGGGAGAGTTTTCGTGGTCTGGGTCAGTCCGATCTGGCCATGCAGGTCGTGCTGCCCGAGCTGGACGGTCGCATAGCGACAGTGCCTGTTTCCTTCAAGGAGGAAGCGGCTGCCGGTCATCCGGCGCGTCGAAAAGCATGGCGTTCTGGAATCGACGCAGTGGTGCGGCAGGCATCGGGATGGGCGCGTCTTGGACATATCGCCGCAGTTGATCGGAAACTGGCAATCATCCTGTCCGATTATCCCGGCGCAAGTGACGAAGGAGGTTCTGCGCAGGTCGCGCATGCTGTCGGGCTCGACAGCTTTGCAAGTCTGTCCTCCATTCTGGAGATGCTGCGAGATGCTGGTTACAGTTGTGGCGAGCGTGCAGATACTGAAGTCGCCACGCTTGTCCCGGTTCTGACGGAAGGCTCCGGGCATACGGTCTGGTCTCTCGCTGACTATAAAAATTGTTTTGATGAACTGCCTGAAACTTTCCGTGTGTCGGTCATGGCCGTATGGGGCGCGCCGGAAGACGATCCTTCATTGCGGGATGGCCTGTTTTGTTTCCGCTTTTGTCGTCCAGGTAATATCGTCATTGCCGTCCAGCCGGATCGTGGTCGCCATGCCGATCGGCAAACGCAGTATCATGATCCGGATATGCCGCCATGCCACGGTTATATCGCGTTTTATTTGTGGCTGCGTTCGGTCTGCGCCATTGATGTCATGGTGCATCTTGGTGCGCATGGGACGCTGGAATGGCTGCCGGGAAAATCGGTCGCGCTGTCTGAAAGTTGTGGTCCGGCTGTTCTGACGGCAGGTATGCCGGTGATCTATCCGTTCATCGTCAACAACCCCGGTGAAGCGGCGGCGGCGAAACGGCGTCTGGGGGCCGTGACCATCGGGCATATGACGCCGCCAGTGATGAAGGCAGGTCTGTCTGGTGATATGGAGGAACTTGAAGCGCTGATCGACGAATATGCTGAAGCAGATGGGATGGATCGTCGCCGCGTGGCATTGCTGCGTCGTGATATTCTTGAGCGGGCCACCAGCATGGGTGTGCTGGCGGAAAGTGGAGTGCGATCCGCAGAAGGAGATGAAGCGGAAGCACTTGCCCGGCTGGATGCCTATCTCTGCGATGTGAAGGATCTTCAGATCCGCGATGGGCTGCATGTTTTTGGGCAGGTCACTCCGAAAAGTGCTGATTTGGCTGGAACTGTTGCCACTCTCTCCGGCGTTGAGGAAGCAGCCGTGACACAGCGCCTCCTTCTGAGCGCCCAGCGGGAGCGGGAAGGGTTTCTGGCGGCTCTTGAAGGTCGTTTTGTTGAACCGGGTCCGGCAGGAGCGCCAACGCGGGGGCGCTTCGATGTGCTGCCGACTGGAAGAAATCTTTTCACAATTGATCCGCGGGCCATTCCAACCCCTGTCGCCGTGGAGCTGGCTCGTGGACAGGCCGAACAGATTCTGACGCGACATTTGCAGGAAGAAGGCGAACCGCTACGGCATCTGGTGATGGATCTGTGGGGATCAGCAAGTTTACGAACCGGTGGCGAAGATCTTGCGCTGGCGCTGCTGTTGATGGGGGTCGAGCCGCTGTGGGATCGTGCCAGCGGCAGGGTCAGTGGAATCGACATCGTTCCGATGCCGGTGCTTGATCGTCCGCGTGTTGATGTCACGTTGCGCATTTCCGGTTTTTTCCGGGACACGTTCCCCGGCCAGATCGCTCTCTTCCGACAGGCCGTTGAAGCTGTTGCCGCGCGCCGGGAAAGTGTTGAATGGAATCCTCTCGTAGCAGTCTTTGTACAAAATGAACCGCTTCCTTCACGTGTTTTTGGACCCGCACCCGGATCATATGGGGCAGGACTGGAAAATCTCCTCCAGACGGCGGCATGGACCAACAGGGATGAACTGGCGAATGCGTATCTCGCCGCCAATAGCTGGAGTTATGACAAGGAGCACAATCTGGCTCAGGACAACGAAGGGTTGAGCCGTCAGATCGGACAGGCCGACGTCATTCTGCACACACAGGATCATGCGGAAACCGATATTCTGGAAACACCGGACATGGCGGCGCATGAAGGGGGACTGGCGGCTGTGGCGGCGTTGCTCGATACGAAACCGGAGATGTGGCACGGCGATACATCGGATCCCCACACTCCAAAACTGCGTGACACAGAAGCTGAAATCGTGCGTGTGGTGCGCGGGAGACTGACAAACCCTCTCTGGCTTGCCGGTATGCGCCGACATGGTTATCGAGGTGCTGCGGAAATGTCACGAGGCGTCGATGCGCTGGCGGCTTTCGCCGCAATGCTTCCAACACGGTTCGATCATCAGTTTGATCTGGTTTTTGATGCGATTCTGGATGATTCTGACACTGATTTTTTTCTCAGGACAGAAAATCCCGCTGCACATCAGGCTATCCGTGAGCGACTGGCGGAAATGTTACGGAGAGGTCTCTGGCATCCACGAAAAAACAGTGCGTATGACAGTCCGGGTGATCAATGA
- the cobO gene encoding cob(I)yrinic acid a,c-diamide adenosyltransferase: MTDETDNRRHQMKMQRRKEVQDQEVAEKTIEKGLLAVNTGSGKGKSTAAFGLALRMLGRGKRVVVVQFIKGAWSTGEKIALERFDDLLEWHTLGEGFTWETQDKGRDIAAAVRAWEVARTALRREDVGLVVLDELNIALRYDYLPLETVLEDLAARPAMQHVVVTGRNAPAALVEAADLVTEMTLVKHHFKAGVKAQEGVEF; the protein is encoded by the coding sequence ATGACTGATGAGACAGACAACCGGCGACATCAGATGAAGATGCAGCGACGCAAGGAAGTGCAGGATCAGGAAGTTGCCGAAAAGACCATCGAGAAAGGTCTTCTCGCCGTCAATACAGGCTCGGGAAAAGGAAAATCGACGGCAGCTTTCGGTCTGGCCTTGCGGATGCTGGGACGCGGCAAGCGGGTTGTTGTCGTGCAGTTTATCAAGGGAGCCTGGTCGACAGGAGAGAAAATCGCGCTTGAGCGATTTGATGATCTGCTTGAATGGCACACGCTTGGAGAAGGTTTTACGTGGGAGACGCAGGATAAAGGGAGGGATATTGCGGCGGCGGTTCGCGCGTGGGAGGTCGCCCGGACAGCCTTGCGCCGGGAGGATGTGGGGCTGGTTGTTCTGGATGAGCTGAATATCGCCCTGCGTTATGATTATCTGCCATTGGAGACGGTTCTTGAGGATCTCGCAGCGCGTCCGGCCATGCAGCATGTGGTGGTAACGGGCCGCAATGCTCCGGCCGCCCTTGTGGAAGCCGCTGATCTGGTCACGGAAATGACGCTGGTGAAGCATCATTTCAAGGCGGGTGTGAAAGCTCAGGAAGGCGTCGAATTCTGA
- the cobD gene encoding threonine-phosphate decarboxylase CobD: MNVLPEMPEHGGQVELLMRAFPDAPEPFIDLSTGISPYPYPFGEVRQSDLTRLPEQGEEERLLNAAMRAYGVRSPELIVAGSGTQLLISLLPYVLERKKVVLLGPTYSGHATAWRHAGADVHVASDMDTFSEEAAQPGCVGVLCNPNNPDGRHHDPLDLLALAERCARVDSCLVVDEAYADFENHISVAGHIPHSSLVVLRSFGKSYGLPGVRLGFLLATEALIERMRKMLGDWAVGTAAITIGCKALDDREWLDRQKVPLDHAMQRFLALCRRRNLPVVGHTCLFALVRTHEAPDLWSHLCKNGIVTRFFADRPTDIRFGLPRCEADWARLEKGLNAWRP, translated from the coding sequence ATGAATGTTCTGCCGGAAATGCCAGAGCATGGCGGTCAGGTCGAACTGCTCATGCGGGCGTTTCCCGATGCTCCCGAGCCTTTTATTGATCTTTCAACGGGCATCAGTCCGTATCCCTATCCGTTCGGCGAGGTGCGACAAAGCGACCTGACCCGGCTTCCCGAGCAGGGTGAGGAAGAGAGGCTGCTGAATGCCGCCATGCGGGCCTATGGCGTGCGGTCGCCAGAATTGATTGTTGCCGGTTCTGGAACACAACTTCTTATTTCTCTCTTGCCGTATGTTCTGGAGAGAAAAAAAGTCGTTCTTCTTGGACCGACGTATAGTGGTCATGCGACTGCATGGCGGCATGCAGGTGCCGATGTTCATGTCGCCAGTGATATGGACACATTCAGTGAGGAAGCTGCTCAGCCCGGATGTGTGGGTGTCCTGTGCAACCCCAATAATCCTGACGGACGGCATCATGACCCGCTCGATCTTCTGGCTTTGGCGGAGCGTTGCGCCCGCGTGGACTCCTGTCTCGTTGTGGATGAAGCTTACGCTGATTTTGAAAATCATATCAGTGTGGCAGGGCATATTCCTCATTCATCTTTGGTTGTTCTGAGGTCTTTCGGGAAGAGTTACGGTCTTCCGGGTGTACGGTTGGGCTTTTTGCTGGCGACGGAAGCCCTGATCGAACGTATGAGAAAAATGCTCGGAGACTGGGCTGTCGGAACGGCTGCGATTACTATCGGGTGCAAGGCTCTTGATGATCGGGAGTGGCTGGATAGACAAAAAGTACCACTGGACCATGCCATGCAAAGATTTCTGGCTCTTTGCCGGAGAAGAAATCTCCCTGTCGTAGGGCATACATGTCTGTTTGCTCTTGTAAGAACGCATGAAGCGCCTGATTTATGGTCTCATTTATGTAAAAACGGTATTGTCACAAGATTTTTTGCAGACAGACCTACTGATATCCGATTTGGACTGCCGCGCTGTGAAGCGGATTGGGCGAGACTGGAGAAGGGCTTGAACGCATGGCGACCGTAA
- a CDS encoding sorbosone dehydrogenase family protein, which produces MSRKVWIYGIGGAAVIVLIGGGLWKTVLQNEQATLPVAEGTGPRPTLPAPDPRLIPTINVASPIGWQNSEHPVAAAGLTVTPYATGLDHPRWLYKLPNGDILVAESESPGTDANSIKGMFSNFFMKKAGAGGKSPDRIMLLRDAKQSGQADTREVFLEHLHSPFGMALIGNDLYVANADAILRFPYQEGETHISAAGEKIVDLPSGYNHHWTKNILAAPDGQSLFVTVGSNSNVGENGMEAETDRARILRLDLATRKLTPYATGLRNPNGLAWEPQTGALWVAVNERDEIGSDLVPDYITSVKEGAFYGWPYSYYGQHVDARVKPENPVLVTQAIAPDYAIGPHTASLGVAFSMDAQALPADWRSGLFIAQHGSWNRRPKSGYKVIYVPFTDGKPSGAPKDVLTGFLTADEEHVHGRPVGLALDRDGALLVADDVGNTVWRVTAAAQ; this is translated from the coding sequence ATGTCACGGAAGGTCTGGATTTACGGTATTGGCGGCGCTGCCGTGATCGTCCTGATAGGGGGCGGTCTCTGGAAAACGGTTCTGCAGAATGAGCAGGCAACCTTGCCCGTGGCGGAAGGCACAGGTCCCCGCCCGACACTCCCCGCGCCTGACCCGCGCCTGATTCCCACGATCAATGTCGCCTCCCCCATCGGATGGCAGAACAGCGAGCATCCGGTCGCCGCTGCCGGGCTGACAGTCACACCCTATGCAACCGGTCTGGATCATCCTCGCTGGTTGTACAAGCTGCCCAATGGCGACATACTTGTGGCCGAATCAGAATCACCGGGCACAGATGCGAACTCCATCAAGGGTATGTTTTCCAATTTCTTCATGAAGAAAGCCGGGGCGGGCGGCAAAAGTCCTGACAGGATCATGCTGCTGAGAGACGCCAAACAGTCAGGGCAGGCCGATACGCGGGAAGTGTTCCTTGAACATCTTCACTCCCCGTTCGGAATGGCGCTGATCGGGAACGATCTCTACGTCGCCAACGCGGATGCGATCCTGCGTTTCCCCTATCAGGAGGGTGAAACCCATATCAGTGCGGCGGGCGAGAAGATCGTTGATCTTCCCTCGGGCTATAACCATCACTGGACCAAGAATATTCTGGCCGCACCGGACGGACAATCCCTGTTCGTAACGGTCGGGTCCAACAGCAATGTCGGTGAAAACGGCATGGAGGCGGAGACTGACCGGGCACGTATCCTTCGTCTGGATCTCGCAACCCGCAAACTGACCCCATACGCCACTGGCCTTCGCAATCCCAACGGGCTGGCATGGGAGCCGCAGACTGGCGCTCTCTGGGTTGCTGTCAACGAGCGTGATGAAATCGGTAGCGATCTGGTGCCGGACTACATCACAAGCGTGAAGGAAGGCGCGTTTTACGGCTGGCCCTACAGTTATTACGGCCAGCACGTCGACGCCCGTGTCAAACCGGAAAATCCCGTTCTTGTCACACAGGCTATTGCCCCCGATTACGCGATCGGTCCGCACACAGCGTCTCTCGGCGTTGCTTTTTCGATGGATGCCCAGGCGCTGCCCGCTGACTGGCGCAGTGGGCTGTTCATTGCCCAGCATGGCTCATGGAACCGGCGACCGAAAAGTGGCTACAAGGTGATCTATGTGCCGTTCACGGATGGAAAACCTTCTGGCGCGCCAAAGGACGTTCTCACGGGCTTTCTGACTGCGGACGAAGAACATGTGCATGGACGGCCCGTCGGCCTTGCGCTGGACAGGGACGGAGCCCTGCTTGTGGCGGACGATGTCGGTAACACGGTCTGGCGCGTAACGGCGGCGGCTCAGTAA
- a CDS encoding cobyric acid synthase produces the protein MARALMFQGTGSSVGKSVLVAGLARVLTRRGFRVRPFKPQNMSNNAAVTVDGGEIGRAQALQARACGVAPTVDMNPVLLKPQSDVGAQLVVRGQVRGAFQAKDYASIKPALMPDVLDAFYKLADQADIVLVEGAGSASEINLRANDIANMGFAQAADVNVVMIGDIDRGGVIASLVGTKAVTDKKDSDRIKGFIVNRMRGDPSLFSDGMDFIADHTGWTALGLVPHCSSVRELPAEDAADLQTISKQEGRVRVVVPHMPCIANFDDLDPLNAMPEVDLLIVEPGQPLPVCDLVILPGSKATISDLSFFKDQGWDTDLAAHVRRKGWVLGICGGYQMLGRMISDPDGVEGNVAETAGLGLLDVTTCLTPDKRLVEVEGVLLPENVPVSGYEIHMGRTAGPACARPFSSIGGEREGASSADGHIWGTYLHGVLSGGAARQALLNRIGLNAGLLRDHDEHVEEALNAWADHLEEHVDIEALLALARVVEKP, from the coding sequence ATGGCGCGGGCGCTGATGTTTCAGGGGACTGGCTCCAGTGTCGGCAAGTCCGTGCTGGTGGCCGGCCTCGCCCGGGTGCTGACCCGTCGGGGGTTTCGTGTACGCCCCTTCAAGCCCCAGAACATGTCCAACAATGCCGCGGTGACGGTTGATGGAGGTGAGATCGGGAGAGCGCAGGCTTTGCAGGCGCGGGCTTGTGGGGTCGCGCCGACAGTGGATATGAATCCTGTCCTTCTGAAGCCTCAGAGCGACGTCGGTGCGCAACTTGTCGTCCGGGGACAGGTTCGCGGAGCGTTTCAGGCGAAAGACTATGCGTCCATCAAGCCCGCACTGATGCCGGATGTGCTCGACGCATTTTACAAACTGGCTGATCAGGCCGATATTGTGCTGGTGGAGGGAGCGGGTTCGGCTTCTGAAATCAATCTGCGCGCCAACGATATTGCCAATATGGGGTTTGCTCAGGCGGCGGATGTAAACGTGGTGATGATCGGTGACATTGACCGTGGCGGCGTCATAGCCAGTCTGGTTGGAACAAAGGCGGTTACTGATAAAAAAGACTCTGATCGGATCAAGGGATTTATCGTCAATCGGATGCGTGGCGATCCATCATTGTTTTCAGATGGCATGGATTTCATTGCGGATCATACAGGGTGGACGGCTCTTGGACTGGTGCCGCACTGTAGCTCTGTGCGTGAACTTCCTGCCGAGGATGCTGCTGATCTACAGACGATTTCCAAGCAGGAAGGGCGTGTCAGGGTTGTCGTGCCGCATATGCCCTGCATCGCCAATTTTGATGATCTCGATCCCTTGAACGCCATGCCTGAGGTGGACCTGCTGATCGTTGAGCCCGGTCAACCGCTTCCTGTCTGTGATCTGGTCATTCTTCCCGGATCGAAAGCAACCATTTCTGATCTTTCTTTTTTCAAGGATCAGGGGTGGGATACGGATCTTGCTGCGCATGTCCGTCGGAAGGGATGGGTTCTGGGAATCTGCGGCGGCTATCAGATGCTGGGACGAATGATTTCTGATCCAGATGGCGTGGAGGGGAATGTGGCTGAAACGGCGGGTCTGGGCTTGCTGGATGTCACAACCTGCCTGACGCCGGATAAACGGCTTGTCGAGGTGGAGGGAGTGCTTCTTCCTGAAAATGTTCCCGTCAGTGGCTACGAAATTCACATGGGACGCACCGCAGGTCCTGCATGTGCACGCCCCTTTTCGTCGATAGGGGGGGAGAGGGAGGGAGCCTCCTCAGCAGATGGACATATATGGGGGACTTATCTGCACGGTGTGCTGTCCGGCGGCGCGGCAAGACAGGCCTTGCTGAACAGGATCGGACTGAATGCGGGTCTGTTGAGAGATCATGATGAGCATGTGGAAGAGGCTCTGAATGCCTGGGCGGACCATCTTGAGGAACATGTTGATATCGAAGCATTGCTTGCATTGGCGCGGGTGGTAGAAAAGCCATGA